A window of Cryptomeria japonica chromosome 3, Sugi_1.0, whole genome shotgun sequence contains these coding sequences:
- the LOC131071004 gene encoding calmodulin-like protein 7, with the protein MADLSEIRRVYEMVDENADGVVTVNEICGFINKLGLQMSEEDLRFVLRDKGEEICSDILQFEEFVDLYHFIFNREQDEEENESEDLMEAFNIFDENRDGYISCEELQRVLSALGLIPHTQPPQYYKKMICRYDLDCNGVLDFSEFKNMMSSEISP; encoded by the coding sequence ATGGCTGATCTGAGTGAAATTCGAAGAGTGTATGAAATGGTGGACGAAAATGCAGATGGAGTCGTTACTGTGAATGAAATCTGTGGGTTTATAAACAAGCTCGGACTACAAATGTCAGAAGAAGATCTGAGATTTGTACTGAGAGACAAAGGTGAAGAGATTTGTAGTGATATTCTTCAATTTGAAGAGTTTGTTGATTTATATCACTTCATCTTTAACCGCGAAcaggatgaagaagaaaatgagTCGGAAGATTTAATGGAGGCATTCAATATTTTTGATGAGAATAGAGACGGATATATCTCTTGTGAAGAATTGCAGAGGGTGCTCTCCGCGCTCGGATTAATTCCACACACTCAACCTCCACAATACTACAAGAAAATGATATGTAGATACGATTTAGACTGCAATGGAGTGTTGGATTTCTCTGAATTCAAAAATATGATGTCTTCTGAAATTTCGCCATGA